In [Leptolyngbya] sp. PCC 7376, a genomic segment contains:
- a CDS encoding chloride channel protein translates to MLPVRNWGIFHRFGQLSLNRNYLIFEACLIGTISGLSALFLKAGIGTLGSYRVALSHQYGAWLILPLFGLVCGGLAGFTLQTFSPAAKGGGVPQVKVVLARLPFPLSWKVAIAKSIGTILVLGGGLTLGRRGPTVHIGAALAAQLSQWLPITPDHRRQMIAAGAAAGLAAGFNTPIAGVLFVVEELMRDMSGLTLETAIVASFTGSVVSRWFGTSDLNLPSELLLAANQSHFSVKEIPLYLILGALAGGLGAFFNRGILTVLHFNRRMRLNLATRMAIAGMISGIVISFLPPFFRDNAGLRDFLLTGDAGWQVIAIAFIAHFGLSLLAYGSGAPGGLFAPTLVLGAALGYLMGFSAEALIPEASQYTYALAGMGAFFTGVARVPVTAIVIVFELTTDFNLVLPLMLASVTAFIVGESFFKGSIYEHLLEASGIRLKEKNDPQVLMDLTAAQVMQPNVETIDSSLSLTELLPILSQSHHRGFPVLENGKLVGVLTQGDLAQIASSERDVTVSQLMQRKVITVAPQASLSDVLYLLNRYQISRLPVVEQECLQGIITRSDIIRAETQKLLGNSDHALKLQEPSYCVYRTQDIDRHQPKLWVAIANPNTAEALLTVAYAIAKDKNAIICCLHIIPVSAPCPLPETAINTIPERQLLQGLEKLGHKWGVAIHTQILLAHDVSAVILQQLSTDDVGLILGWQGDRNPAGKLFGNVIEVLIKEAPCDVLLTKTSHAHPLKLASKDAPHLRALCPISRGHNARRALKLAPALLRLTPDVHRYSLSSEICLCQVYQPKYQTQRFPLLRKAQAKLKEYVEVPVISLPVRSRYVSESLLRVIKENTYDLVVMGASSESLLQKALHGNIPEAIARGTNRTVIIVRGKLNNTNKA, encoded by the coding sequence ATGCTTCCCGTGCGTAACTGGGGAATTTTTCATCGATTCGGACAGCTCAGTCTCAATCGCAATTACTTAATTTTTGAAGCCTGTCTTATCGGAACAATTTCAGGTTTATCGGCTCTATTTCTGAAGGCCGGTATCGGCACCCTCGGCAGTTATCGGGTTGCGCTGAGTCATCAATATGGTGCGTGGTTAATTTTGCCGCTCTTCGGTTTAGTGTGTGGTGGTCTCGCAGGATTCACATTACAGACTTTTTCTCCTGCGGCAAAAGGTGGTGGTGTACCTCAGGTAAAGGTGGTGTTGGCACGGCTGCCATTTCCGCTGTCTTGGAAGGTGGCGATCGCCAAATCGATTGGCACAATTTTAGTCTTGGGGGGCGGTCTAACCCTCGGGAGACGGGGGCCAACAGTACATATCGGGGCAGCACTGGCAGCACAACTGAGTCAATGGTTACCGATTACGCCAGACCATCGACGGCAAATGATTGCAGCGGGGGCAGCAGCAGGGTTGGCAGCTGGTTTTAATACGCCGATTGCTGGGGTGTTATTTGTGGTGGAAGAGTTGATGCGGGATATGTCCGGCCTCACTCTCGAAACTGCCATTGTCGCTTCATTTACAGGATCGGTGGTGTCGCGGTGGTTTGGTACATCGGATTTAAATTTACCCAGTGAATTATTGCTGGCAGCGAATCAGAGCCATTTTTCAGTTAAAGAAATTCCTCTCTACCTAATTTTGGGCGCTTTGGCTGGTGGGCTGGGCGCTTTTTTTAATCGCGGTATTCTCACGGTTTTACATTTCAATCGACGGATGCGACTTAACCTTGCCACGAGAATGGCGATCGCCGGGATGATTTCAGGAATTGTAATTTCATTTTTGCCGCCTTTCTTTAGGGATAACGCCGGATTACGGGATTTTTTATTGACGGGGGATGCAGGGTGGCAGGTGATTGCGATCGCCTTTATTGCCCACTTTGGACTGAGTTTATTGGCCTATGGTTCGGGAGCGCCAGGAGGATTATTTGCTCCTACCCTCGTTTTGGGAGCAGCCCTTGGCTATCTGATGGGATTTTCAGCTGAAGCACTAATTCCTGAAGCTTCCCAATATACTTATGCCCTCGCTGGAATGGGCGCATTTTTTACGGGGGTGGCGCGAGTCCCTGTGACAGCTATTGTGATTGTCTTTGAGTTGACGACGGATTTTAATTTGGTATTGCCCTTAATGTTGGCATCGGTGACTGCTTTTATCGTCGGCGAAAGTTTTTTTAAAGGGTCAATTTATGAGCATCTCCTCGAAGCGAGTGGCATTCGTCTGAAGGAGAAAAATGATCCACAGGTTTTGATGGATTTAACGGCGGCGCAGGTGATGCAACCCAATGTCGAAACGATAGACAGTAGCCTCTCCCTTACTGAACTGTTACCTATTTTGTCGCAATCGCACCACCGTGGTTTTCCGGTATTAGAGAATGGCAAATTAGTGGGGGTTTTAACCCAAGGGGATTTAGCGCAAATTGCATCAAGTGAACGGGATGTGACGGTTAGTCAATTGATGCAACGTAAAGTAATTACGGTCGCGCCCCAAGCTTCTCTCAGCGATGTTTTATATCTGCTTAATCGCTATCAAATTTCGCGTTTACCTGTCGTTGAGCAAGAATGTTTGCAAGGGATTATTACCCGATCTGATATTATTCGCGCCGAAACGCAAAAACTCCTTGGTAATAGTGACCATGCGCTCAAATTGCAGGAGCCGAGCTATTGCGTTTATCGCACCCAAGATATTGATCGCCATCAACCAAAACTCTGGGTGGCGATCGCCAATCCCAATACAGCCGAAGCACTACTCACAGTCGCCTATGCGATCGCCAAAGATAAAAATGCGATCATTTGCTGCCTGCATATCATCCCGGTTTCTGCCCCTTGCCCTCTCCCAGAAACGGCCATTAACACCATTCCAGAACGACAATTATTGCAGGGTCTCGAAAAGCTAGGGCATAAATGGGGAGTTGCGATTCACACGCAGATTCTCTTAGCCCATGATGTTTCTGCGGTGATATTACAACAATTATCTACTGACGATGTGGGGTTAATTCTCGGTTGGCAAGGCGATCGCAACCCCGCCGGAAAACTATTTGGCAATGTCATCGAAGTACTCATTAAAGAAGCACCTTGCGATGTCCTTTTAACAAAAACGAGCCATGCCCATCCTTTGAAATTGGCATCAAAAGACGCTCCTCATTTGCGTGCCCTCTGCCCGATTTCTAGAGGTCACAATGCCCGACGAGCCCTAAAACTCGCTCCGGCTCTACTGCGATTAACCCCGGATGTTCATCGATATTCTCTTTCCTCAGAAATTTGTTTATGTCAGGTCTATCAACCTAAATATCAAACCCAAAGATTTCCGTTGCTGCGCAAAGCTCAAGCCAAACTCAAAGAATATGTGGAAGTTCCGGTGATTTCACTGCCGGTTCGTTCGCGGTATGTCTCCGAAAGTTTACTCCGGGTCATTAAAGAAAATACTTATGATCTCGTGGTGATGGGAGCCAGCAGCGAAAGTCTTCTCCAAAAAGCACTCCACGGTAATATCCCCGAGGCGATCGCCAGAGGAACAAACCGAACAGTCATCATTGTGCGCGGGAAGTTGAATAATACGAACAAAGCTTAA
- the sat gene encoding sulfate adenylyltransferase, producing the protein MSTESGLIAPHGGQLINRIASEAEKKEFLAQADTLPRVTLDKRAQSDLEMIAIGGFSPLKGFMEQSDYDSVVDTMHLSNGLPWSIPVTLPVSEEVAAPLKEGNWVRLDDANGRFIGVLELSQKFHYNKAHEAINVYKTDEDKHPGVKVIYEQGDVNLAGPVWLLERDPHPLFPAYQIDPAASRAAFAKRGWKTVVGFQTRNPIHRAHEYIQKCALETVDGLFLHPLVGATKSDDIPADVRMRCYEIMMENYFPQDRVILAINPSAMRYAGPREAIFHALIRKNYGCTHFIVGRDHAGVGDYYGTYEAQEMFDNFDPAALGITPMKFEHAFYCKKTEQMATAKTSPSGPEDRVHLSGTKVREMLRNGELPPPQFSRPLVAAELARAMHK; encoded by the coding sequence ATGAGTACCGAATCAGGTCTAATTGCTCCCCACGGCGGACAATTAATTAACCGAATCGCCTCCGAAGCCGAAAAGAAAGAATTTTTGGCACAGGCAGATACCCTCCCTCGCGTTACCCTCGACAAACGCGCCCAGTCCGACCTCGAAATGATTGCCATTGGTGGCTTCAGTCCCCTCAAAGGCTTCATGGAGCAGTCCGACTATGATTCTGTCGTTGACACCATGCACCTCAGCAATGGTTTGCCTTGGTCTATTCCCGTAACCCTACCTGTTTCCGAAGAAGTCGCTGCACCTCTCAAGGAAGGTAACTGGGTACGTCTTGACGATGCCAATGGTCGTTTTATTGGTGTCCTCGAACTCTCTCAAAAATTCCACTACAACAAAGCTCACGAAGCAATCAACGTCTACAAAACAGACGAAGATAAGCACCCTGGCGTTAAGGTTATCTATGAACAAGGTGATGTAAACCTCGCAGGTCCCGTTTGGTTGCTAGAGCGTGATCCTCACCCCCTCTTCCCCGCATACCAAATTGACCCTGCAGCTTCCCGCGCGGCATTTGCAAAGCGTGGCTGGAAAACTGTTGTGGGCTTCCAAACCCGTAACCCCATCCACCGTGCTCACGAATACATCCAAAAGTGTGCTTTAGAAACAGTTGATGGTCTTTTCCTCCATCCTCTCGTTGGTGCAACAAAGAGTGATGATATCCCTGCTGATGTGCGCATGCGTTGCTACGAGATCATGATGGAAAACTATTTTCCCCAAGATCGTGTCATCCTTGCGATTAATCCTTCGGCAATGCGTTATGCAGGCCCCCGTGAAGCAATTTTCCACGCACTGATTCGCAAGAATTATGGTTGTACTCATTTCATCGTTGGTCGTGACCATGCTGGTGTGGGCGATTACTACGGTACTTATGAAGCTCAGGAAATGTTCGATAATTTCGACCCTGCTGCTCTTGGTATTACACCAATGAAGTTTGAGCATGCTTTCTACTGTAAGAAGACTGAGCAAATGGCGACAGCGAAAACAAGTCCCAGTGGCCCTGAGGATCGTGTGCATCTCTCCGGTACGAAGGTTCGCGAAATGTTGCGTAATGGTGAGCTTCCCCCTCCGCAATTCTCTCGTCCCCTCGTGGCAGCAGAACTTGCTCGCGCAATGCACAAGTAA
- a CDS encoding glycosyltransferase family 39 protein, with amino-acid sequence MSTKYTRAFHILPVWIWFILVALLTRIPYFFKIDIDWDESTFLLLGQSVLKGQLPYTGDVIDVKAPLLWYCFAVLTALTGKSFFFVRFAGAMITAMSGYLIYFCISKVWGQNRALIAGFGLVIFINLSAGGQALISEHLVIIPLLLAFLCCLFYRRQIILLYCAGVCMTIASMIRLNLAYSMVILGLYLCVLVLNNSSLNIQKKLLNICSYAAGCISILILTIMPYILSHNIPEFYRGLIQSSLSYANQQSSFFIVLKEQIIYYIAGSFKTSIALLLLHLFVAIICGAQLRLLLSNSNELNTLEKRLLSLICVFWISIEFSILKSGVFWGHYNMQLAGFVVIFITPTVYNIIQQNQMTAGKLFLFLTLSVYGIHTGLQYSSIGNNFFCMGSLFYGPSYQLAQELDKELGDREPNDKSIWLANHHFYYWQQNINPPISSTTHPSNIHKEFLLRSWFGEQSSTVNELKKIIASPPEFIEGKRMETYFQTNPEAQQLLNSFLQEKYSEIPIDNLKTKIYRLNK; translated from the coding sequence ATGAGCACAAAATATACCCGGGCATTTCACATCCTACCTGTATGGATATGGTTTATTCTCGTTGCTCTTTTGACGCGAATACCATATTTTTTCAAAATTGATATTGATTGGGATGAATCAACTTTTCTTTTATTAGGCCAATCCGTATTAAAAGGTCAACTTCCTTATACCGGAGATGTTATTGATGTTAAGGCACCATTGCTCTGGTATTGTTTTGCTGTTCTAACTGCTTTAACTGGTAAATCTTTTTTCTTTGTTCGTTTTGCTGGTGCCATGATCACGGCAATGTCAGGTTATCTTATTTACTTTTGTATTTCAAAAGTTTGGGGACAAAATCGAGCACTTATTGCAGGATTTGGGTTGGTGATTTTCATCAACTTAAGTGCTGGAGGCCAGGCACTTATCTCTGAACATTTAGTCATTATTCCTCTCCTATTAGCATTTCTATGCTGTCTTTTTTATAGAAGGCAAATAATACTCCTTTACTGTGCTGGCGTTTGTATGACTATTGCCAGCATGATACGGCTTAACCTAGCCTATAGCATGGTGATTTTAGGTTTGTATTTGTGTGTCTTAGTCTTAAATAACTCTTCACTGAATATTCAAAAAAAACTACTTAACATCTGTAGCTATGCTGCTGGGTGTATTAGCATTCTTATACTCACAATAATGCCATATATTCTGAGTCACAATATTCCTGAGTTCTATCGAGGATTGATTCAATCATCTCTGAGCTATGCGAACCAACAAAGCAGTTTTTTTATAGTCCTTAAAGAGCAAATTATTTATTATATTGCAGGTTCTTTTAAGACGTCTATTGCTTTGCTTCTCCTTCATTTGTTTGTTGCAATTATCTGCGGGGCTCAACTACGTTTATTGTTGTCAAATTCTAATGAACTCAACACATTAGAAAAAAGACTATTGAGCTTGATTTGTGTCTTCTGGATCAGTATCGAATTTTCTATTTTGAAATCAGGCGTATTTTGGGGGCACTACAATATGCAGCTTGCCGGATTTGTCGTGATTTTTATTACACCAACTGTTTATAACATAATCCAACAGAATCAAATGACGGCAGGCAAACTGTTTCTTTTTCTGACATTAAGTGTTTATGGCATTCATACTGGTCTTCAATATAGTTCAATTGGTAATAATTTTTTTTGCATGGGTAGTCTCTTTTATGGCCCATCATATCAACTAGCACAAGAGCTAGATAAAGAGTTGGGTGATCGTGAACCAAATGATAAAAGTATTTGGTTAGCAAATCATCATTTTTATTATTGGCAGCAGAATATCAATCCTCCTATTTCTAGTACTACACATCCTAGTAATATTCATAAGGAGTTTCTTCTTCGAAGTTGGTTTGGAGAGCAATCATCGACAGTAAATGAACTTAAAAAAATTATTGCAAGCCCTCCTGAATTTATTGAAGGTAAGCGTATGGAAACATATTTTCAAACAAATCCTGAAGCACAGCAATTATTGAACTCTTTTTTACAAGAAAAATATTCTGAAATTCCTATAGATAATTTAAAGACAAAAATTTATCGACTGAATAAATAG
- a CDS encoding serine/threonine-protein kinase, producing the protein MTNFPALTTYGYAIEKTLGQNFQGRRFTYLARQIEGDRPVVLKKFAFVQGATDWSGYDSIEAEIKVLQRLNHEQIPDYLGSFTTDDGFYLITEYIDASTLAQTKALSFKEIKAIAIQLLRILQSLQEQQPPIIHRDIKPENILIRRWGKSWRVFLIDFGFARLGMDDLSASSTVKGTLGFMPPEQIFQRELTTASDLYSLGITLISILCGKRSGEIGALVNSDYRIQFRSQLKHLPNAFLDWLEILTEPNLNKRYPDAKAALQALLRLERKSNHVTYDYNNVHFAWQFLVGVLSLMLGLKLWGLFNMLPIPTFAPQDTVTQPTPLNEPNLPSIDLSDKLIADLYQKGLSALNRDGYDEASYYYNQVLEVDPNHFDALSDNCAAYYYLNQPEEALDLCERAIAINDQDYRVYNRHGLVLTGGLDRPAEALLSFERSQQLNPGYFWAWVNHARALTALGKYDQAIASAEKGIEIDQNASGGWYEKSKALRRMGFLELALEASNQGTLVDPSSHLIWGEQGRVLYAQKRYEQALSAFDKAITFNPDHAWHHYRAGLAAEAIGNDYRAIASYEKAFALKPDFTQAQEKLGL; encoded by the coding sequence ATGACTAATTTCCCCGCTTTAACGACCTATGGCTATGCAATTGAGAAGACTCTAGGCCAGAATTTTCAAGGTCGACGGTTTACTTATCTCGCGCGACAAATTGAAGGCGATCGCCCTGTCGTGCTCAAAAAATTTGCTTTTGTGCAAGGGGCAACGGATTGGAGTGGCTATGACAGTATCGAAGCCGAGATCAAAGTGCTCCAACGATTAAATCATGAGCAAATTCCCGATTATCTTGGGTCTTTCACCACGGATGATGGCTTTTATTTGATCACAGAATATATTGATGCGTCGACCCTTGCCCAGACTAAAGCGCTTTCGTTTAAAGAGATAAAGGCGATCGCCATCCAGTTGCTCAGAATTTTGCAAAGCTTGCAGGAACAGCAACCGCCTATTATCCATCGCGATATTAAGCCCGAAAATATTTTGATTCGTCGTTGGGGTAAAAGTTGGCGTGTATTTTTAATTGACTTTGGGTTTGCGCGGTTGGGGATGGATGATCTTTCCGCCAGCAGCACAGTGAAAGGAACGTTGGGTTTTATGCCACCGGAGCAAATTTTTCAGCGGGAACTCACCACTGCATCGGATTTGTATTCGTTGGGCATTACGCTCATTTCGATTTTGTGTGGCAAGCGCTCTGGTGAAATTGGTGCTTTGGTAAATAGCGATTATCGAATTCAATTTCGTTCACAACTGAAGCATTTGCCGAACGCTTTTCTCGATTGGTTAGAAATTCTTACTGAGCCCAATCTTAACAAACGCTATCCCGACGCGAAAGCCGCATTACAGGCTTTATTACGGCTGGAACGCAAGTCGAATCACGTCACTTATGACTACAATAATGTGCATTTTGCATGGCAATTTTTGGTGGGAGTTTTGAGCTTAATGCTGGGACTGAAGCTATGGGGATTGTTCAATATGTTGCCAATCCCAACCTTTGCACCGCAGGACACTGTTACTCAACCAACTCCGCTTAACGAACCAAATTTGCCGAGTATCGATCTGAGCGATAAGTTAATTGCTGATCTTTACCAAAAGGGATTAAGCGCGTTAAATCGTGATGGTTATGATGAGGCTTCCTATTACTACAATCAGGTTTTAGAGGTTGACCCAAATCATTTTGATGCGCTGTCGGATAATTGTGCAGCCTATTACTATCTCAATCAACCAGAGGAAGCATTAGATTTATGTGAACGAGCGATCGCCATTAATGACCAAGATTATCGCGTTTATAATCGTCATGGTTTGGTGCTAACCGGAGGTTTAGATCGTCCCGCAGAAGCATTGTTATCCTTTGAACGATCGCAGCAACTAAATCCTGGTTATTTTTGGGCTTGGGTGAACCACGCACGAGCATTAACAGCACTCGGAAAATATGATCAGGCGATCGCCTCAGCAGAGAAAGGTATTGAAATTGATCAGAATGCGTCGGGCGGTTGGTACGAGAAATCTAAAGCGTTACGACGGATGGGTTTTCTAGAGTTAGCTCTAGAAGCATCCAATCAGGGTACTTTAGTCGATCCAAGCTCTCACTTGATCTGGGGTGAACAAGGCCGTGTACTCTATGCCCAAAAAAGATATGAGCAAGCGTTGTCTGCATTTGACAAGGCAATTACCTTCAATCCAGATCATGCATGGCATCATTACCGTGCAGGTTTAGCGGCTGAGGCAATAGGGAATGATTATCGGGCGATCGCCTCCTATGAAAAGGCTTTTGCCCTAAAGCCAGATTTCACTCAAGCCCAAGAAAAATTGGGTCTTTGA